In a genomic window of Helianthus annuus cultivar XRQ/B chromosome 10, HanXRQr2.0-SUNRISE, whole genome shotgun sequence:
- the LOC118482613 gene encoding replication protein A 70 kDa DNA-binding subunit B-like codes for MVFHYNGQGRKIQAGIKAPLIPVFISQLHEDEVVILSRFGVGENNDTYKVVNHGYKINFYRCTVVTRASGWEGVDYGFNFMAHSEILKGEGKNLVTVDVAGIVVSCGDMEVFPNERKRMNFDLQDVQGEVVRCTLWNGYAQQFNDFLTQNNPIENVMAVIQHAKIKLWQGQYTVQNDKFGTRLFLNEENHEVNELRRRLLVKHFEAGASSSQTILSSQSVFPVRQEFLIDTPKKHVDEIIEIESVMSCVVVGMIKIVQENYGWFYPACRNCNKKVLTKTEYLQYAKIISDEVMNLSPTSLVCLKCDKECTSITIKFKVHLRVQDETGSISFVMFDKDVTKLIGSTASDIRERQVKANDTESFPHEISRLVEKKLAFKTEVSDYNLNHDYHVYTIQKLCDDPDILAELVAGNGNGLEVVDEVFSQEGSEIKVERLSESSQMAGAAISKVNMDSMSERQGGDVVEVSRRRRKVSCGAVGEEGWRRWSSSEQEEERDVREIDGCLSRVCVVAANVNEGEGDVGCFMWL; via the exons ATGGTATTTCACTACAATGGTCAGGGTCGTAAAATTCAAGCAGGTATTAAGGCTCCATTGATACCTGTGTTTATCTCTCAACTCCATGAGGATGAGGTTGTTATTCTATCCAGATTTGGTGTTGGAGAAAACAATGATACCTACAAAGTTGTTAATCATGGTTACAAGATTAACTTTTACCGTTGTACGGTTGTTACACGTGCCAGTGGTTGGGAAGGGGTTGATTATGGATTTAACTTCATGGCACATTCAGAAATTCTTAAAGGAGAGGGAAAGAATCTGGTCACTGTTG ATGTTGCTGGAATTGTTGTGTCGTGTGGAGATATGGAAGTCTTTCCGAATGAAAGAAAAAGGATGAACTTTGATCTTCAAGATGTGCA GGGTGAAGTAGTTCGTTGTACTTTGTGGAATGGATATGCACAACAATTTAATGATTTCTTGACGCAAAACAATCCGATTGAGAATGTCATGGCTGTCATTCAGCATGCGAAGATTAAGCTGTGGCAGG GACAATATACCGTTCAGAATGATAAGTTTGGAACTCGACTGTTTCTCAATGAAGAAAATCATGAGGTTAATGAACTTCGTAGGAG GCTTTTAGTGAAACACTTTGAAGCTGGTGCTTCTTCTTCTCAAACCATTCTTTCATCTCAGAGTGTATTTCCAGTCCGTCAAGAATTTCTAATTGATACTcctaagaaacatgttgatgaaaTAATTGAGATTGAAAGC GTAATGTCATGTGTGGTAGTTGGAATGATCAAAATTGTTCAAGAAAACTATGGGTGGTTTTATCCGGCATGTCGAAACTGTAACAAGAAGGTGTTGACTAAAACTGAATACTTACAATATGCTAAAATCATTTCTGATGAGGTCATGAATCTGTCTCCTACTTCATTGGTTTGTCTGAAATGCGATAAAGAATGTACATCGATAACCATTAA GTTCAAGGTACATTTGAGAGTCCAAGATGAAACCGGTAGTATCTCTTTCGTGATGTTTGATAAAGATGTAACGAAGCTCATTGGTTCAACTGCGAGTGATATAAGGGAACGCCAAGTGAAGGCCAATGATACTGAGAGTTTTCCACATGAAATATCTCGGTTGGTTGAAAAAAAGTTGGCTTTTAAAACTGAAGTTTCTGATTACAACCTTAACCATGACTATCATGTTTACACTATCCAAAAATTATGTGATGATCCGGACATACTTGCTGAGTTGGTTGCTGGTAATGGTAATGGTCTTGAGGTTGTTGATGAG GTGTTTAGTCAAGAAGGTTCAGAAATCAAAGTTGAGAGATTATCTGAGTCCTCACAGATGGCTGGTGCTGCTATTTCAAAGGTGAATATGGATtctatgt CGGAGAGACAAGGTGGCGATGTTGTGGAGGTTAGCCGGAGAAGGAGAAAGGTGAGTTGTGGTGCGGTCGGAGAAGAAGGGTGGCGCCGGTGGTCTTCATCGGAGCAGGAGGAAGAGAGAGATGTAAGGGAGATAGATGGgtgtttgtctagggtttgtgtggTGGCTGCAAATGTGAACGAGGGGGAAGGGGATGTTGGCTGCTTTATGTGGTTGTAG